One Cucurbita pepo subsp. pepo cultivar mu-cu-16 chromosome LG09, ASM280686v2, whole genome shotgun sequence DNA window includes the following coding sequences:
- the LOC111801424 gene encoding alpha,alpha-trehalose-phosphate synthase [UDP-forming] 1-like, whose product MLSNNHNNSPPTPRTRLERLLRERELRRSNRSSLNEEAHSLGEFNSYDLFSFSGDSCGSFNEEDILEGVSVVKDIIDGFQRLEGRTSKQRLLVVANRLPVSAVRKGKETWHLEISVGGLVSALLGLKEFEARWIGWAGVNVPDEVGQRALEKALAEKKCIPVFLDEEIVHQYYNGYCNNILWPLFHYLGLPQEDRLATTRSFQSQFDAYKKANKMFADVVNKHYEEGDVVWCHDYHLMFLPKCLKEHNRKMKVGWFLHTPFPSSEIHRTLPSRSELLRAVLAADLVGFHTYDYARHFVSACTRILGLEGTPEGVEDQGKLTRIAAFPIGIDSDRFIRALKLPQVQDHIKELQERFAGRKVMLGVDRLDMIKGIPQKILAFEKFLEENPKWRDKVVLLQIAVPTRTDVPEYQKLTSQVHEIVGRINGRFGTLTAVPIHHLDRSLDFPALCALYAVTDVALVTSLRDGMNLVSYEFVACQASKKGVLILSEFAGAAQSLGAGAVLVNPWNITEVAASIGYALNMEADERERRHLHNFMHVTTHTSQEWAATFVSELNDTVVEAQIRTRQIPPLLPINEAANSYSRSHNRLVILGFNATLTEAVDALGRRCGQIRDMDLKVHPDVREPLKKLCDDRNTTVVVLSGSDRSVLDENFGQYNMWLAAENGMFLRPTKGEWMTTMPENLHMDWVESVKHVFEYFTERTPRSHFELRETSLVWNYKYADVEFGRLQARDLLQHLWTGPISNASVDVVQGSRSVEVRAVGVTKGSAIDRILGEIVRDKGINKPIDYVLCVGHFLAKDEDVYTFFEPDLPSEVPQTVPNPLPPPKMPNNGAPPPKSARLKKQRSLSIIERRANSHGSAVFWRPVVQDRLSLHEGSSVLDLKGDNYFSCAVGRKRSNARYLLVSSNDVVKLVKELSECLESSVS is encoded by the exons ATGCTGTCAAACAACCATAACAACAGTCCTCCTACTCCTAGAACCAGATTGGAAAGGCTTCTTAGGGAGAGAGAGCTCAGGAGATCAAACCGGTCTTCTCTCAATGAAGAAGCTCACAGTCTGGGAGAATTCAACAGTTATGATCTGTTCTCTTTTTCTGGTGATAGTTGTGGGTCATTTAACGAGGAAGATATCTTAGAAGGGGTGTCAGTGGTAAAAGACATCATTGATGGGTTTCAAAGGCTAGAAGGGAGGACTTCTAAACAGCGCCTTCTAGTTGTAGCAAACAGATTGCCTGTGTCTGCTGTCAGGAAAGGGAAGGAGACATGGCATCTTGAAATTAGCGTTGGTGGTTTAGTCAGTGCACTTTTAG gaCTAAAGGAGTTTGAGGCAAGATGGATTGGTTGGGCTGGTGTGAACGTACCTGACGAAGTCGGACAGAGAGCCCTAGAGAAAGCATTAGCTGAAAAG AAATGCATACCGGTCTTTCTTGATGAAGAGATCGTTCATCAGTATTACAATGGCTACTGTAACAACATATTGTGGCCTCTATTTCATTATCTTGGTCTTCCACAAGAAGACCGCCTTGCAACAACACGGAGTTTTCAGTCACAGTTTGATGCATATAAGAAGGCTAACAAAATGTTTGCTGATGTTGTAAACAAACATTATGAAGAGGGAGATGTTGTTTGGTGTCATGATTATCACTTGATGTTTCtcccaaaatgtctcaaaGAGCATAATCGTAAGATGAAAGTTGGTTGGTTCCTTCACACCCCATTTCCATCGTCAGAAATACATAGAACTCTACCATCTCGGTCAGAGCTTTTGAGAGCGGTTCTTGCTGCTGATTTAGTTGG TTTCCACACATATGATTATGCCAGGCATTTTGTTAGTGCCTGCACCCGTATTCTTGGGTTGGAGGGTACACCTGAAGGAGTAGAGGATCAAGGAAAACTGACTCGCATAGCTGCT TTTCCTATTGGAATAGATTCTGATCGATTCATTCGAGCTCTTAAACTTCCTCAAGTCCAGGATCACAttaaagaacttcaagaaagaTTTGCTGGACGAAAG GTAATGTTGGGTGTTGATCGTCTTGATATGATTAAGGGAATACCCCAAAAGATTCTGGCTTTTGAAAAATTTCTTGAAGAAAATCCAAAGTGGCGCGATAAAGTAGTTTTGCTGCAAATTgctgtgccaacaaggacagaCGTTCCTGAGT ATCAAAAGCTAACAAGTCAAGTTCATGAGATTGTTGGGCGTATTAATGGGAGGTTTGGCACTCTTACTGCAGTTCCAATACATCATCTG GATCGTTCACTTGACTTCCCTGCATTATGTGCTTTATATGCTGTCACTG ATGTGGCACTAGTTACATCTTTAAGAGATGGAATGAATCTTGTGAGCTATGAGTTTGTTGCCTGTCAAGCTTCCAAGAAAGGTGTTCTTATTCTGAGTGAG TTTGCTGGTGCAGCACAGTCATTAGGTGCTGGTGCTGTTTTAGTTAATCCATGGAATATCACTGAAGTTGCTGCTTCAATTGGTTATGCTTTGAATATGGAAGCTGATGAAAGAGAAAGGCGACACCTTCATAACTTCATGCACGTTACAACTCACACATCCCAAGAATGGGCTGCAACATTTGTAAG CGAACTTAACGACACCGTAGTTGAAGCTCAGATCAGGACCAGACAGATACCACCTTTACTTCCAATTAATGAGGCAGCGAACAGTTATTCGCGATCACATAATCGATTGGTTATCCTG GGTTTCAATGCTACCTTAACTGAAGCAGTTGATGCCCTCGGAAGAAGATGTGGCCAAATTAGAGACATGGACCTTAAAGTACATCCAGATGTGAGAGAGCCCTTGAAGAAGCTTTGTGATGACCGGAATACGACAGTGGTTGTCCTTAGTGGGAGCGACCGAAGTGTTCTAGACGAG AATTTTGGTCAGTACAACATGTGGCTGGCAGCAGAAAACGGTATGTTCTTACGTCCTACGAAGGGAGAATGGATGACGACTATGCCCGAGAATTTACATATGGACTGGGTTGAGAGTGTTAAG CATGTTTTCGAGTATTTTACCGAAAGAACTCCTAGATCCCATTTTGAGCTTCGTGAAACTTCGCTGGTGTGGAATTACAAATATGCAG ATGTTGAGTTTGGAAGACTTCAAGCCAGGGACTTGTTGCAGCATCTATGGACTGGTCCAATCTCAAATGCATCAGTTGATGTTGTCCAAGGCAGTCGATCAGTCGAGGTTCGAGCAGTCGGTGTTACAAAG GGTTCCGCCATTGATCGAATATTGGGAGAAATAGTTCGTGACAAAGGCATCAACAAGCCTATTGACTATGTTCTCTGTGTTGGGCACTTCCTAGCCAAG GATGAAGATGTGTATACATTTTTCGAGCCCGACCTTCCTTCTGAAGTGCCACAAACAGTCCCGAATCCTTTACCACCGCCGAAGATGCCAAACAATGGAGCCCCACCGCCGAAGTCGGCACGCCTGAAGAAACAACGTTCCCTTTCCATTATAGAAAGAAGAGCAAACAGCCATGGGAGTGCAGTGTTTTGGAGGCCTGTAGTGCAGGATCGATTGTCACTGCATGAGGGTTCATCTGTTCTTGATCTCAAGGGTGACAATTACTTCTCGTGTGCCGTGGGGCGAAAGCGATCGAACGCAAGATATCTTCTTGTTTCGTCGAATGATGTTGTCAAACTTGTGAAGGAGTTGTCGGAATGTTTGGAGTCAAGTGTGAGTTGA
- the LOC111801426 gene encoding uncharacterized protein LOC111801426, giving the protein MASRLVTLFFLLLLTASSLPVLSLSFSQFKSLFSRAHSLMSRVADLRASRGDFSGSQRARVIANKLERGFGGFGFLASMWSLAWDYAKNYAWRDLAFSELYDAIPDMNELLRALAELTGLESDTARARWVSRNYQSLFRLCNSILQRLLKVFWKSGAWRDVVETIRAEVMDGGLLKDCLELGSGDLRGMIQILKDLALNFHSSFGRRNEL; this is encoded by the exons ATGGCGTCTCGTCTGGTGACtctgttcttcctcctccttctcaCCGCCTCATCACTGCCcgtcctctccctctctttctccCAATTCAAATCCCTATTTTCGCGCGCGCATTCCCTTATGTCTCGCGTCGCCGATCTCCGTGCCTCTCGCGGCGACTTCTCCGGCTCGCAACGGGCCAGGGTCATCGCTAACAAGCTCGAACGAGGCTTCGGAGGATTCGGTTTCTTAGCGTCAATGTGGTCGCTAGCTTGGGACTACGCCAAGAACTACGCATGGAGAGATCTCGCCTTTTCGGAACTCTACGACGCCATTCCCGACATGAACGAATTGCTTAGGGCGTTGGCTGAGTTAACCGGGTTGGAATCGGACACGGCGAGGGCAAGGTGGGTGTCGCGGAATTACCAATCTCTCTTCAGATTATGCAATTCGATCTTGCAGAGGCTTCTCAAAGTGTTTTGGAAATCG GGGGCTTGGAGGGATGTGGTGGAGACAATTCGAGCGGAGGTGATGGATGGTGGATTGCTGAAGGATTGTTTGGAGCTGGGAAGTGGCGATTTGAGAGGAATGATTCAGATTTTGAAGGATTTGgctttgaattttcattcCTCCTTTGGGCGCAGGAATGAACTGTGA
- the LOC111801428 gene encoding integrin-linked protein kinase 1-like → METNTSNNGVRFLLGKQSSMAPERQTEETAEAAEATEDGEEIHPGVRLMYSANEGDLEAIKELIDSGVDVNFHDADNRTALHIAACQGCTEIVDLLLRRGAEIDPKDCWGSTPLADAIFYKNHEVIKLLEKSGAKHLKAPMLVKHAREVPEYEIDPKEFDFTNSVNLTKGTFHLASWRGIRVAVKELPEDVISDEDKVNAFRDELALLQKIRHPNVVQFLGAVTQSSPMMIVTEYLPKGDLCQFLQKKGALKPIVAVKFALDIARGMNYLHENKPAPIIHRDLEPSNILRDDTGSLKVADFGVSKLLTVKEDKPLTCQDTSCRYVAPEVFKNNGYDTKVDVFSFALILQEMIEGQPPFSNKKENAILKEYAGGVRPAFKAPAKCYAHGIKELIEDCWHEKPSKRPNFRLIISRLETIHHSLSHRRRWKLPTLRCFQNAEEKIRRGHLSSSRSLSSRSASSI, encoded by the exons ATGGAGACGAATACGAGTAACAACGGAGTGAGGTTTCTGCTAGGGAAGCAGTCGTCGATGGCGCCGGAGCGGCAGACGGAGGAGACAGCGGAGGCGGCGGAGGCGACGGAGGACGGGGAGGAGATCCATCCGGGAGTGAGATTGATGTATTCGGCAAATGAAGGCGATTTGGAAGCGATTAAGGAGCTTATAGATTCTGGAGTTGATGTTAATTTTCACGATGCTGATAATCGGACGGCGCTTCATATTGCTGCTTGTCAAGGTTGCACGGAGATCGTCGATTTGTTGCTCCGGCGAGGAGCGGAGATTGACCCCAAAGACTGCTGGGGTAGTACG CCTCTCGCAGATGCTATATTCTACAAAAACCACGAAGTTATCAAATTGTTGGAAAAAAGCGGCGCAAAACATCTG AAAGCTCCCATGCTCGTCAAGCATGCTCGTGAAGTCCCTGAATATGAAATTGATCCTAAAGAATTTGACTTCACAAACAGTGTCAACTTAACCAAG GGAACCTTCCATTTAGCATCGTGGCGCGGAATCCGAGTTGCGGTCAAAGAGCTTCCCGAGGATGTGATTTCTGATGAGGACAAAGT GAACGCTTTCAGAGACGAGCTTGCATTGCTTCAGAAGATTCGGCATCCGAACGTCGTTCAATTTCTCGGTGCTGTCACTCAAAGTAGTCCCATGATGATTGTTACCGAATATTTGCCTAAG GGAGATCTTTGCCAATTTTTACAGAAAAAAGGAGCTTTAAAACCAATTGTAGCTGTGAAATTTGCTCTTGATATTGCAAG GGGAATGAACTATTTGCATGAAAACAAACCCGCACCAATCATCCACCGTGATCTCGAGCCATC AAATATATTGCGAGATGACACTGGAAGCCTAAAAGTTGCAGACTTTGGAGTTAGCAAGCTGCTCACAGTCAAGGAGGATAAGCCACTGACTTGTCAAGACACTTCAT GCCGATATGTTGCTCCAGAGGTTTTCAAGAACAATGGATATGATACTAAAGTGGATGTCTTCTCCTTTGCTTTAATACTACAAGAG ATGATCGAAGGCCAACCGCCATTttcaaacaagaaagaaaatgctATTCTTAAAGAGTATGCCGGCGGTGTACGACCAGCTTTCAAAGCTCCAGCTAAATGCTACGCGCATGGAATCAAAGA GTTGATTGAAGATTGCTGGCATGAGAAGCCATCAAAGAGACCAAATTTTAGGCTTATAATCTCAAGGCTTGAAACCATTCATCACAGTCTTAGCCACAGAAGGCGTTGGAAGCTTCCAACGCTGAGATGCTTTCAGAACGCAGAGGAGAAGATAAGAAGAGGCCATCTCTCAAGCAGCCGGAGCCTCTCATCGAGATCTGCAAGCAGCATATGA